Proteins co-encoded in one Colletes latitarsis isolate SP2378_abdomen chromosome 2, iyColLati1, whole genome shotgun sequence genomic window:
- the LOC143348410 gene encoding DNA mismatch repair protein MutL, which translates to MSNVISLPECVLELVLNSLNANATAIAIRIDANERKIQVVDNGIGITKERLKTIAEYNEQRTYWNVQDICNSRKQTLVNIRRLSDAMLITSRYYNSFKTFIKVFKIYHSPDIISVRTRPSHGTTVSIYGFHELTLDKWNIPLMSFLVANTAIVNLQVSFSIRDNQKNKVIMIITKPHRPIEILKLLYNREISVDNLHYIESTKDSDTKFSAYIGLTNTKLTAKQYIFLNNRPVHCPFILQMISTIVITTIKCFATARYWQIPKKEAIFILLFITCEEYFFTVEKGTKTLILPRVQDLLQNIRNEITNIFAKNTMPLFNNVSNHVREHNNSIYSYANASFPQKLFASKQNCVLHTLCHVIRRKVTELNVPPIHENLIEKQNPSTVDCFDPLKVNNVNSQERYINNKSRCEVVTNRLNANEITDAVQLFTPVSRSNNVMKESITLTISEWSNWTYHDNESYNSKKINKFNDNSRVTNFYKHFDFLPKKLHKLLRGNTKLTKIDILNESCGSVLSTKLKFGLPISDTLFHQEMDVRLCKVVQRFREFRLKKDLLKFVKILGQVNNELIVGLVIKNDAKVLLLMDQHAIHERIRYENLIHKYKSEMRNQLFPIKLRDPVIIQLPVDKCNLLLSNTMQLKKFGISLSITNDNSVMVHTVPECLKKNKYYYNEIKLKLSVQNLLNEILQNITNNKDSQINDVPLVIHNAIAMEACHVFKLNIVNI; encoded by the exons ATGTCCAACGTTATCAGTTTACCGGAATGTGTGCTGGAATTG GTGTTGAATTCTTTAAACGCGAACGCTACGGCAATTGCAATACGAATCGACGCAAACGAACGTAAAATTCAAGTAGTAGACAACGGTATAGGGATAACTAAGGAAAGATTAAAAACTATTGCAGAGTATAATGAGCAAAGAACTTACTGGAATGTACAAGATATTTGCAATTCAAGGAAACAAACATTGGTTAATATTCGCAGATTATCTGATGCTATGCTAATCACTTCTAGATATTATAATTCATTTAAAACATTTATAAAG gtttttaaAATATACCATTCTCCTGATATTATCAGTGTTCGAACAAGACCATCTCACGGTACTACAGTAAGCATTTATGGATTTCATGAATTAACTCTGGACAAATGGAACATACCTTTAATGTCTTTTCTAGTTGCAAACACTGCCATAGTCAATCTACAG GTTTCATTTTCTATCAGAGACAATCAAAAAAATAAAGTTATTATGATAATAACTAAACCACATAGACCGatagaaattttaaaattgttatacAACAGGGAAATATCAGTTGATAATTTGCATTACATAGAAAGTACAAAAGATTCTGATACCAAATTCTCTGCATACATTGGGTTGACTAATACTAAATTAACCGCGAagcaatatatttttttaaacaacaGACCCGTTCATTGTCCTTTTATTTTGCAAATGATCTCGACTATCGTAATCACTACGATAAAATGCTTCGCGACAGCACGatattggcaaataccaaagaaagaggcaatttttattttactatttattacgtgcgaagaatatttttttacggTAGAAAAGGGAACAAAAACTTTAATCTTACCTAGAGTTCAAGATTTACtgcaaaatattcgaaatgaAATAACGAACATCTTTGCTAAGAATACAATGCCTCTTTTTAACAATGTTTCGAATCATGTTAGAGAACATAACAATTCGATATACAGCTATGCGAATGCTTCGTTTCCTCAAAAACTATTCGCGTCCAAACAAAACTGTGTTCTGCACACACTGTGTCATGTTATCCGAAGAAAAGTgacagaattaaatgtcccaCCGATTCACGAAAACCTAATCGAAAAACAGAATCCATCTACAGTAGACTGTTTCGACCCATTGAAAGTTAATAACGTAAATTCGCAAGAaagatatataaataataaatcacgATGCGAAGTAGTTACGAATCGATTGAATGCAAACGAAATAACCGACGCTGTTCAGTTGTTTACTCCTGTTTCGCGAAGCAACAATGTAATGAAAGAAAGTATTACTTTGACAATTTCCGAATGGTCTAACTGGACCTATCATGATAATGAGTCGTACaattcgaagaaaataaataaatttaacgacAATTCTCGTGTGACAAACTTTTACAAACATTTCGATTTTTTGCCAAAAAAGTTGCATAAACTTTTACGCGGCAATACGAAGTTGACGAAAATTGATATTTTGAATGAATCCTGTGGAAGTGTATTGTCAACCAAATTGAAGTTTGGATTGCCAA TATCGGACACGTTGTTCCACCAAGAAATGGACGTACGTCTGTGCAAAGTCGTTCAACGATTCCGTGAATTCAGATTGAAGAAGGATCTTCTGAAATTTGTAAAA ATACTGGGTCAAGTGAACAACGAATTGATAGTAGGATTGGTAATTAAAAATGATGCAAAGGTACTTTTGCTAATGGATCAACATGCTATTCATGAGAGAATACGATACGAAAATTTAATTCACA AATATAAATCAGAGATGAGAAATCAGTTGTTTCCCATTAAACTGAGAGATCCTGTAATTATACAATTACCAGTTGACAAATGCAATTTATTACTGTCAAATACAatgcaattaaaaaaatttggaatAAGTCTGAGTATTACAAATGATAATAGCGTAATGGTGCACACAGTGccagaatgtttaaaaaagaataaatattattacaatGAGATAAAGTTAAAGCTTAGCGTGCAAAATCTTTTAAACGAGATACTACAAAACATTACAAACAACAAAGATAGTCAGATCAATGATGTTCCTCTTGTCATTCACAATGCAATTGCAATGGAGGCTTGTCATG